The following are from one region of the Edwardsiella tarda ATCC 15947 = NBRC 105688 genome:
- the aceF gene encoding pyruvate dehydrogenase complex dihydrolipoyllysine-residue acetyltransferase has translation MAIAINVPDIGADEVEVTEILVKVGDRVEAEQSLITVEGDKASMEVPSPQAGVVSALKVAVGDKVSTGSLIMEFEAADAAPAQPAASAVPAVAPVAASAAALREVQVPDIGGDEVEVTEILVKVGDSVEAEQSLITVEGDKASMEVPAPFAGVVQSITIATGDKVKTGSPIMTFSIGGSAPAAAEPVAAAASSAPAASAEQPVSVPDIGGDEVEVTEIMVKIGDSISAEQSLITVEGDKASMEVPAPFAGIVSAISVKVGDKVKTGSPIMTFSVAGSTPTAASAAPAASAAAPAAPAQATPSAAAPQSSNTVKSEFSENAAYVHATPVIRRLAREFGLDLAKVKGSGRKGRILREDVQAYVKELVKRAESAPAAAAGGALPGLLPWPKVDFSKFGEVEEVELGRIQKISGANLHRNWVMIPHVTQFDETDITEVEAFRKQQNAEAEKRKLGVKITPLVFIIKAAAKALEAMPRFNSSLSEDAQRLTLKKYINIGVAVDTPNGLVVPVLRDVNKKGIIELSRDLAELSAKARAGKLTASDMQGGCFTISSLGGIGGTAFTPIVNAPEVAILGVSKSSMKPVWNGKEFTPRLMLPLALSYDHRVIDGADGARFISLINSVMSDIRRLVM, from the coding sequence ATGGCAATTGCAATCAATGTACCGGACATCGGTGCGGATGAAGTTGAAGTCACTGAGATTCTGGTGAAAGTCGGTGACCGCGTCGAGGCGGAGCAGTCGTTGATCACGGTTGAGGGCGATAAGGCCTCGATGGAAGTCCCCTCGCCTCAGGCGGGCGTGGTAAGCGCGCTGAAGGTAGCGGTTGGAGATAAAGTCTCTACCGGCTCCCTGATCATGGAGTTCGAGGCGGCGGATGCGGCCCCGGCTCAGCCGGCTGCCTCGGCTGTGCCGGCAGTTGCACCGGTCGCGGCCAGTGCCGCGGCGCTGCGTGAAGTACAGGTGCCGGACATCGGTGGCGATGAAGTCGAGGTCACCGAGATTTTGGTTAAGGTCGGCGATAGCGTCGAGGCGGAGCAGTCGCTGATCACCGTCGAAGGCGATAAGGCTTCAATGGAAGTCCCCGCCCCGTTCGCCGGCGTGGTGCAGTCAATCACTATCGCCACTGGCGACAAGGTGAAGACCGGCTCGCCGATCATGACCTTCAGTATTGGCGGTAGTGCGCCGGCCGCCGCCGAGCCCGTCGCTGCTGCGGCCTCTAGTGCACCCGCAGCCAGCGCCGAACAGCCGGTCAGCGTGCCGGACATTGGCGGCGATGAAGTGGAAGTGACCGAGATCATGGTGAAGATCGGTGACAGCATCAGCGCCGAGCAATCCCTGATCACCGTCGAAGGCGATAAGGCTTCGATGGAAGTCCCGGCTCCCTTCGCGGGGATCGTGAGCGCGATTAGCGTCAAGGTGGGCGATAAAGTTAAAACGGGCTCGCCGATCATGACCTTCAGCGTAGCTGGCAGCACGCCGACTGCGGCAAGCGCAGCCCCGGCGGCGAGTGCCGCCGCCCCTGCCGCTCCAGCCCAGGCTACCCCGTCTGCAGCGGCTCCGCAGAGCAGCAATACGGTGAAGAGCGAGTTTAGCGAGAATGCGGCCTATGTGCATGCGACTCCGGTGATCCGTCGCCTGGCGCGTGAGTTTGGCCTCGATCTGGCGAAGGTGAAGGGCAGCGGACGTAAAGGCCGCATCCTGCGTGAAGACGTGCAGGCCTACGTGAAAGAGCTGGTTAAGCGTGCCGAAAGCGCGCCAGCCGCCGCCGCGGGTGGCGCGTTGCCGGGTCTGTTGCCGTGGCCGAAGGTTGACTTCAGCAAGTTTGGCGAGGTGGAAGAGGTTGAGCTGGGCCGTATTCAGAAGATCTCCGGCGCCAACCTGCATCGTAACTGGGTGATGATCCCGCATGTGACCCAGTTCGACGAGACCGATATCACCGAGGTAGAGGCGTTCCGTAAACAGCAGAACGCCGAGGCTGAGAAGCGTAAGCTGGGCGTCAAGATCACCCCGCTGGTGTTTATCATCAAGGCTGCCGCTAAGGCGTTGGAAGCGATGCCTCGTTTCAACAGCTCGCTGTCGGAAGATGCTCAGCGCCTGACGTTGAAGAAATATATCAACATCGGTGTCGCGGTAGATACGCCGAATGGCTTGGTGGTTCCGGTGCTGCGTGATGTCAACAAGAAGGGCATCATCGAGCTGTCTCGCGATCTGGCTGAGCTCTCCGCCAAGGCGCGTGCAGGCAAATTGACCGCCAGCGACATGCAGGGTGGCTGCTTCACTATCTCTAGCCTGGGCGGTATCGGTGGGACGGCGTTTACGCCGATCGTCAACGCTCCAGAAGTGGCGATCCTCGGCGTCTCCAAGTCGTCGATGAAACCGGTCTGGAATGGCAAAGAGTTTACGCCACGCCTGATGTTACCGCTGGCGTTGTCCTATGATCACCGGGTGATCGATGGGGCCGACGGTGCTCGCTTCATCAGTCTGATCAATAGTGTGATGTCAGACATTCGCCGTCTGGTGATGTAA